One window of Mangrovibacterium diazotrophicum genomic DNA carries:
- the atpC gene encoding ATP synthase F1 subunit epsilon yields MFLEIITPEKKIFSGEVKLVKAPGAKGSFEILTRHAPIISILEKGQIKIIDTSGQTTFVEVGGGVLESKDDKIVVLAEPVA; encoded by the coding sequence ATGTTTCTCGAAATAATCACTCCGGAAAAGAAAATATTCAGCGGCGAAGTCAAGTTGGTGAAAGCACCCGGCGCAAAAGGGAGCTTTGAAATCCTGACAAGACACGCCCCGATTATTTCAATTCTGGAAAAAGGGCAGATTAAGATTATCGACACCAGCGGCCAAACAACATTTGTTGAAGTTGGTGGTGGCGTACTCGAATCGAAAGACGACAAAATAGTTGTACTGGCAGAACCTGTAGCCTGA